The following are from one region of the Salvia hispanica cultivar TCC Black 2014 chromosome 1, UniMelb_Shisp_WGS_1.0, whole genome shotgun sequence genome:
- the LOC125200597 gene encoding zinc finger CCCH domain-containing protein 29-like, translating to MCGGSKSNLYPFDMATNSGFGSEIQQKSSSILLELAAMDDLAGLIREIEEKSVDVNESRFWYGRSFGSKKMGFEERTPIMIASLYGSTEILSYLIENCKVDVNKACGSDGATALHCAAAGGAWSSVEIVELLIAASADINAVDAKGRRAGELIAPCVKSSIGSRRRRLETLLNGSAAEEERICEEAPEKKEYPIDLPLPDINNGVYGSDEFRMYSFKVKPCSRAYSHDWTECPFVHPGENARRRDPRKHAYTCVPCPDFKKGACGKGDACEYAHGVFESWLHPAQYRTRLCKDETGCARKVCFFAHRADELRPLYASTGSAMPSPKSFSAAAALDVAAAAAISPLSLGSAALTPPSSPMWQSKGSLTAPLALQLPSSRLRTSSAAGDLNPTNLDDLFQIHLQGMSPSLSSSPKINGFGHLRASYPSNNAGAAAYGFESAAAAVMNSRSSAFSKRSQSFGFRHSNSSGLAMAPPPSKLSNWGSGDGNVDWGFNGEDASKLRKSASFGIRSAGAANPSLEEPEWVNALVRDVPQRRGGLEPMSHWIDQMYVEQEQMVA from the coding sequence ATGTGCGGTGGTTCGAAGAGTAATCTCTACCCCTTCGATATGGCGACGAATTCAGGATTTGGAAGTGAAATTCAGCAAAAAAGTAGCTCAATACTGCTTGAATTGGCGGCCATGGATGATTTGGCTGGTTTGATTCGTGAAATTGAGGAAAAAAGTGTTGATGTAAACGAGAGCAGGTTTTGGTATGGGAGAAGCTTCGGCTCGAAGAAGATGGGGTTTGAGGAGAGAACTCCGATCATGATTGCTTCACTCTATGGAAGCACGGAGATTCTCAGCTATCTAATTGAGAATTGCAAGGTCGATGTAAACAAAGCGTGCGGCTCCGATGGCGCCACCGCGCTCCACTGCGCCGCCGCGGGCGGCGCCTGGTCCTCGGTTGAGATCGTGGAGCTCCTGATCGCCGCCTCCGCTGACATCAACGCCGTTGATGCGAAGGGGAGGAGAGCCGGCGAATTGATCGCGCCGTGTGTGAAATCGTCGATCGGATCGAGGAGGAGGCGGCTCGAGACGCTGCTGAATGGATCCGCCGCGGAGGAGGAGCGGATCTGCGAGGAGGCGCCGGAGAAGAAGGAATATCCGATCGATTTGCCGTTGCCGGATATAAACAACGGCGTGTACGGCAGCGATGAATTCAGGATGTACAGTTTCAAGGTGAAGCCGTGCTCGAGGGCTTACTCGCACGACTGGACGGAGTGCCCCTTCGTCCACCCGGGCGAGAACGCGCGCCGCCGCGACCCGAGGAAGCACGCGTACACGTGCGTGCCGTGCCCCGACTTCAAGAAGGGCGCGTGCGGGAAGGGCGACGCGTGCGAGTACGCGCACGGCGTGTTCGAGTCGTGGCTCCACCCCGCGCAGTACCGGACCCGCCTCTGCAAGGACGAGACCGGCTGCGCGAGGAAGGTCTGCTTCTTCGCGCACCGCGCGGACGAGCTCCGCCCGCTGTACGCGTCGACGGGCTCGGCCATGCCCTCGCCGAAGTCGTTCTCCGCGGCGGCGGCGTTGGatgtggcggcggcggcggcgatcaGCCCGCTCTCGCTCGGGTCGGCGGCGCTGACGCCGCCGTCGTCCCCGATGTGGCAGAGCAAGGGGAGCCTCACGGCTCCCCTCGCCCTGCAGCTCCCCAGCAGCCGGCTCAGAACCTCGTCGGCTGCTGGGGATTTGAACCCTACGAATCTGGACGATCTATTCCAGATTCACTTACAGGGAATGTCGCCGTCGCTGTCGTCGTCGCCGAAAATCAACGGCTTCGGCCATCTGCGCGCGAGCTACCCTTCGAACAACGCGGGAGCCGCCGCGTACGGGTTCGAGTCGGCGGCCGCGGCCGTGATGAACTCGAGGTCGAGCGCGTTCTCGAAGCGGAGCCAGAGCTTCGGGTTCCGCCACTCGAACTCGAGCGGACTGGCGATGGCACCGCCTCCGTCGAAGCTCTCGAACTGGGGGTCGGGCGATGGGAACGTGGACTGGGGGTTCAACGGCGAGGACGCGAGCAAGCTGAGGAAGTCGGCTTCTTTCGGGATTCGCAGCGCGGGAGCAGCGAATCCAAGCCTGGAGGAGCCGGAGTGGGTGAACGCGCTCGTGAGGGATGTTCCTCAGCGGCGCGGTGGACTCGAGCCGATGTCCCATTGGATTGATCAGATGTATGTGGAGCAGGAGCAGATGGTGGCTTGA